The Aedes aegypti strain LVP_AGWG chromosome 3, AaegL5.0 Primary Assembly, whole genome shotgun sequence genome contains a region encoding:
- the LOC5570161 gene encoding tRNA (adenine(58)-N(1))-methyltransferase catalytic subunit TRMT61A, which yields MSFAGPKAVIEEGDTVILYLTVTNVYAIEAVPQIKNKKGEFVEYVFQTNFGALKVKDIIGVQYGSKVELSKGWAHVLQPNPELWTQTLPHRTQILYTPDISMILYQLEVKPGSVVIESGTGSGSLSHYFLRAIRPSGFLYTFDFHEERVQKAHDEFKSHGLGDFVKVTQRDVCEKGFGEEVDGKADAVFLDLPAPQLAIPHAVKAMKESGGRLCSFSPCIEQSLRVCEALEQHGFVDVVNLEVLQVEDIVRTRNVPVMDLEFLKHKKTDVDSKDAKTPKETKKYITSSAPNSMAGHTGYLTVAELPPLFAR from the exons ATGAGTTTCGCCGGACCCAAAGCCGTGATCGAGGAGGGAGACACGGTCATTCTGTACCTCACCGTGACGAACGTGTACGCCATAGAAGCCGTTCCGCAGATCAAAAACAAGAAGGGAGAATTTGTGGAGTACGTGTTCCAGACCAACTTTGGCGCCCTGAAGGTCAAGGACATTATCGGGGTCCAGTATGGATCGAAG GTAGAACTATCCAAAGGCTGGGCCCACGTTTTGCAGCCGAATCCGGAACTGTGGACACAAACCCTCCCGCACCGTACCCAGATTCTGTACACCCCGGACATCAGTATGATCCTGTATCAACTGGAAGTCAAACCCGGCAGCGTGGTGATTGAATCgggaaccggttccggatcgTTGTCACATTACTTCCTACGAGCCATCCGACCAAGTGGATTCCTGTACACGTTCGACTTCCACGAGGAACGGGTTCAAAAAGCACACGACGAGTTCAAAAGCCACGGTTTGGGCGACTTCGTTAAGGTGACCCAGAGGGACGTTTGCGAGAAGGGTTTCGGTGAGGAGGTTGACGGAAAGGCGGATGCCGTGTTCTTGGATCTGCCGGCTCCTCAGTTGGCGATTCCGCATGCAGTCAAGGCGATGAAGGAATCAG GTGGCAGACTTTGCTCGTTCTCACCGTGCATCGAGCAATCGTTGCGGGTCTGCGAGGCCCTGGAGCAGCACGGGTTCGTAGATGTCGTCAATCTGGAAGTGCTTCAAGTGGAAGACATCGTTCGAACACGGAACGTCCCCGTGATGGATTTGGAGTTTCTGAAACACAAGAAAACCGACGTGGACTCGAAGGATGCCAAAACGCCAAAGGAAACCAAGAAATATATCACCTCTAGTGCACCGAATTCCATGGCCGGACATACGGGATACCTGACGGTCGCCGAGTTGCCACCGTTGTTTGCGCGGTAG